TCATCTATGTTGACTTTAGGGAATATATGGATCTTTCTACTGCAGTGTGGACATAAGTAGTAGCTCATATTCAGAATTATACCTATTGTAGGAACTCCCATCTTCTCAAACATGTTCACACCTTTTATTGTGTCAATAATTGCCAATAGCTGGGGTGTGGAAACCATAACCATGCCAGATATAGGAATATTTTGAGAAAGTGTTATATGTATATCTCCGGTTCCGGGTGGTAGGTCTAGGACAAGATAATCAATCTCTCCCCATAGAATGTCTTCAAATAATTGTTTTACTGCAACAGTCTGAATTGGCCCTCTCCACATTATTGGAAAGGATCTATCTATGAGTAACCCTGGAGAAAAAACTTTCACACCGTAGATCTCTGGAGGTATTATCTTTAGATCCTTGACTTTAGGTTGTCCAATCAGTCCTAGCATTGTTGGAACATTGGGGCCATGTAGGTCAAGATCCAGTAGTCCAACTCTAGCACCATATTTAGCCAAGGCAATAGATAGGTTCACTGCAACGGTAGTTTTCCCAACACCTCCTTTACAACTGTAGACTGCAATAATGTTTCTAATCTTTTCTATGTTGTCAAGGTTAATGATTCTAGCTCCGCTTGCTCTGTAAATAGGGTTATCGGGAGCTTTCCTTACATCACTTCCAACAATAACATTGATTTTGTATTTTTCTCCAAATTTTTGGTTGAGGATATTCTTTACGTCACTTTCTATTTTGTTCTTTGCAGGACAAGC
This is a stretch of genomic DNA from Brevinematia bacterium. It encodes these proteins:
- a CDS encoding P-loop NTPase — its product is MMYPKKEGFMVTRDEVIEVLKHVTDPEVGRDIVEMGMVRTIEVKENEIECEIILTTPACPAKNKIESDVKNILNQKFGEKYKINVIVGSDVRKAPDNPIYRASGARIINLDNIEKIRNIIAVYSCKGGVGKTTVAVNLSIALAKYGARVGLLDLDLHGPNVPTMLGLIGQPKVKDLKIIPPEIYGVKVFSPGLLIDRSFPIMWRGPIQTVAVKQLFEDILWGEIDYLVLDLPPGTGDIHITLSQNIPISGMVMVSTPQLLAIIDTIKGVNMFEKMGVPTIGIILNMSYYLCPHCSRKIHIFPKVNIDDYSEGQKIDILGELPLDPKIAELSDRGIPIVIEDEENYISKLFADISSKVASNLSTISIKKS